The Thermodesulfobacteriota bacterium sequence GGTTATATCCAACCCCAGCCCTCTGTTGACTGCCATACACAGTGCTTACATGGGAATCCAGGTCAAGACAGATGCTCCTAAAGGACTTCAGACCCTTTCTCAACCCCATAAGAAGGTCAAAGTTAAGCATGGCTATCTCCCTGGACCCTTCAACCCGCAGAGCGGAGAGGAAGCGGCTTATGGTGGATTGAACCGGGAAGCCGAAAATGCCCGCTACCTTCTGGAATACCCTGTCGGTACAGAGACCCTTCATATGGCTCGGCCTCGGATAACCCAAAAAGATACCGTAAAGAAGGCTCGTGAACATCGCACCAACGCTATATTTACTCACCCTCCGGCCCTCTACTTTCACCCTCTCTTCTATCCTCTCCTGGATACGGTGTCTCTTAAAGAATCTCCTTATAAGCCCTGTGCCCCCGAACCGGGTGAGGTTACTCCCGGTGAACTGCTCAAAGACCTCCTTTATTTTTTGATTGCCTGTCCCTCTTTTTTGAGATATATTCTTTTTCACTTGTTCAGTGCCTCCTCTATAGCTTTTAAGGTTTGTGAAACACCCTTATTTTACTATAGTTGGAGGCACTTTTGTCTAGAA is a genomic window containing:
- a CDS encoding transposase, producing MKKNISQKRGTGNQKIKEVFEQFTGSNLTRFGGTGLIRRFFKRHRIQERIEERVKVEGRRVSKYSVGAMFTSLLYGIFLGYPRPSHMKGLCTDRVFQKVAGIFGFPVQSTISRFLSALRVEGSREIAMLNFDLLMGLRKGLKSFRSICLDLDSHVSTVYGSQQRAGVGYN